From the genome of Geoglobus ahangari, one region includes:
- a CDS encoding MBL fold metallo-hydrolase — MTVIRFLGGCREVGRSAIMVDSIILDYGLKPSDPPEFPINGVAPKSVFISHGHLDHVGVAPNLMDYDPKVYMTAPTRELSDILLRDSMNIMEYPPFGKREYLQFNSNTREISYEEPLMVDGWEITLFNAGHIPGSSTIYMSRDVNILYTGDIRLEDTRLLEGADTSFPETDILIVESTYFGVEHPERKELEKLFVESVIETLDMGGHAIIPAFAVGRTQEIMMILTKHGITPYVDGMGREVSKILERYPEYIKSVRELRRAMRNSIIVERGKREKVLEEPAAVITTAGMLNGGPALFYISRLYNDEKSKIILTGYQVEGTNGDRALRTNTIDLGMRTVRLKMKVEQYDFSAHADDSQLKELVRKVADRGMEKVFTVHGEETEAFASWIEEELGLECYAPKNGDMYVL, encoded by the coding sequence ATGACGGTAATCAGATTCCTCGGAGGGTGCAGGGAGGTAGGCAGGTCTGCGATAATGGTGGACTCCATTATTCTGGACTATGGCCTGAAGCCCTCCGACCCGCCAGAGTTTCCGATAAACGGCGTTGCTCCGAAGAGCGTGTTCATCTCCCATGGGCACCTCGATCATGTCGGGGTGGCTCCGAACCTGATGGACTACGACCCCAAGGTGTACATGACCGCTCCGACAAGGGAGCTCTCCGATATACTCTTAAGAGACTCGATGAACATAATGGAGTACCCACCGTTCGGCAAGAGGGAGTACCTGCAGTTCAACAGTAACACGAGGGAGATAAGCTACGAGGAGCCGCTGATGGTCGACGGCTGGGAGATAACTCTTTTCAACGCGGGTCACATCCCGGGAAGCTCGACGATATACATGTCGAGGGACGTCAACATCCTCTACACGGGCGACATAAGGCTCGAGGACACAAGGCTTCTGGAGGGCGCGGATACATCCTTCCCCGAGACCGACATCCTGATAGTCGAGTCCACCTACTTCGGAGTTGAACACCCTGAGAGGAAGGAGCTTGAGAAGCTGTTCGTCGAGAGCGTCATAGAGACGCTCGACATGGGAGGGCACGCGATAATTCCTGCCTTTGCAGTCGGAAGGACGCAGGAGATAATGATGATCCTGACCAAGCACGGAATAACTCCCTACGTGGACGGAATGGGCAGGGAGGTGTCGAAGATACTCGAGAGGTATCCGGAGTACATCAAGAGCGTCAGGGAGCTGAGGAGGGCGATGAGGAACTCGATAATAGTCGAGAGGGGCAAGAGAGAGAAGGTTCTCGAGGAGCCAGCTGCCGTCATAACGACCGCGGGCATGCTCAACGGCGGGCCGGCGCTCTTCTACATCTCGAGGCTCTACAACGACGAGAAGTCGAAGATAATCCTGACGGGGTATCAGGTTGAGGGCACCAACGGGGACAGGGCGCTGAGAACAAACACGATAGACCTCGGAATGAGGACTGTAAGGCTGAAGATGAAGGTCGAGCAGTACGATTTCTCAGCCCACGCAGACGACTCGCAGCTGAAGGAGCTGGTCAGGAAGGTCGCGGACAGGGGCATGGAGAAGGTATTCACCGTACACGGGGAAGAGACGGAGGCGTTCGCAAGCTGGATAGAGGAAGAGCTCGGGCTCGAGTGCTACGCACCCAAGAACGGCGACATGTACGTTTTATGA
- a CDS encoding metallophosphoesterase family protein — translation MRIIVSSDLHSRFSMLEKLVDKARADVLAICGDVTDFSRRDVERFLEIVERFSGTCLVVHGNCDYEDAFSSLKSENVEYIHGRSVELDGITFHGLGGSTFTPFNTPSEYDERYYHRLLSRFEYGEKNVLVSHSPPYGVLDVTHSGVNAGSVAIRENAHLFDFILCGHIHEARGVERVGSTVVVNPGTLSRGEYGELTTGSSVTLLKL, via the coding sequence ATGAGGATTATTGTCTCTTCAGACCTCCACTCCCGTTTTTCGATGCTCGAAAAGCTTGTCGATAAAGCAAGGGCAGATGTCCTTGCGATCTGCGGCGACGTGACGGACTTCAGCCGGAGAGATGTGGAGAGGTTTCTGGAGATAGTCGAGAGGTTTTCGGGGACGTGTCTGGTCGTCCACGGAAACTGCGATTACGAAGATGCCTTCAGCAGCCTGAAGTCCGAGAACGTTGAGTACATACACGGAAGGAGCGTTGAGCTCGACGGAATCACCTTCCACGGGCTCGGGGGCTCGACGTTCACACCTTTCAACACTCCCTCAGAGTATGACGAGAGATACTACCACAGGCTGCTCAGCAGGTTCGAGTATGGAGAGAAGAATGTCCTCGTGTCTCACTCACCACCCTACGGCGTGCTCGACGTTACACATTCCGGAGTGAACGCGGGAAGTGTGGCAATCAGGGAGAACGCTCACCTCTTCGACTTCATCCTGTGCGGGCACATCCACGAGGCGAGGGGGGTTGAGAGGGTTGGCAGCACAGTTGTTGTTAACCCCGGAACCCTCTCGAGGGGAGAGTACGGCGAACTCACCACCGGTAGCTCGGTAACGCTTTTGAAACTTTAA